AAGCAATTTATTTTTATGAGCTTCTTCAACATTTGAATAGATTCTTTCCCAGTAATCGGGATATGTATAAAGAAAAGGAAAAGTATTGCTAAGAACGTTTATGCCCCAGGCATTTCCCGGAATATCAAAAATCGGGTATGGTACAAATTTGGTCGGGTGAGTTGAGTTAACCCATTGTTTAGCTTCCTGATCCCCTCGCTCAGCCGCCCAGGTTATTAATTCAACAAGATCATGCTGCAACTCCCAGACACCATGCCATTGTGTATAATCCGCACCCATCATTATTGCCCCGTGTCTGAATCGTCTGCCTTCATGATGCCAAGCATGATACATTAATATTTCGGGAGTTTCATCCCATCCGTTCAATACAGGATCCGAATACTCTTTTCCGTTGGCTTTCAATGTTTTAATTGTACCGTTAGCCGTCAATTTCTTGGTCCAGTAAACAAACTTTCTTCTCATTTCGTTGTATTGAAGATTAACAAGATCAGCAGTTAGTAAATAAGTAGAGATGAAGTTCGGGGAATGACAACTTGAGCAGATTGATTCCATCCTTGCTCTTTTCATTTCCCAGCTTCCAAGTTCTTCTTCATTCCATACAGTTCTGAAACTCCAAGCCGCCTGAGATTCCCAGGCTAATCTTTCGCTTACGTTGTGAGTCATCGGCTGTTTTTCGTTACCGTCCATATGGCATGTAGTACAGACTGGAGACTCCAGAGGAATATTCTGGTAATCCTTTGTTGAATAGTTTAGATCAAGTGATTTCTCTTTTGATCTAAAAATGTTTCCGTGTTTCGATTCCAAATAGATTTCTATATGAGGGTGATCTGGACCGATATGGCACTCTCCGCAAGTTTCCGGTTGACGTGCAACAGCTTTGCTGAAAGTATGCTTGGGGTGACATGCGTCGCATTCACCAACCGATTGATCCGGCCATACGTTACCAATCTGATGGCATTGCTCACAACCGTGTCTTGTTGCAATCGGTGTCTCGAATATTGATCGATCCGTATTCTTAATTAACCAGAACTGATGAGCGTGCTTACTATCGGCAAACTCATTTACCTGCTGTTCGTGACATTCGGCGCAATCCTTTGGTGTTGGATGTTTTGCAACCAGCAGATCACTTTCGGGACAATAAAAAGCGTCGAAGTCTTCCTTATTAGCTTTATGACAATCCAGACAGCCAATATTCTGTTGCGCGTGAACACTCTCTTTCCAGGCATCAATTGCTTTGACCGCCATTCCTTTATTTGTATGGCAATCGACGCACCGATTATTATCTCCGCTAATTACAGCAGATAATTTTGTGCTCTGGGTCTGTTTCATTTCAACACCGGCAACAATGATTAACACAATCACCAATAAAATGCTGAACACACCTACGATTAATTTTTGAGTTTTTAATTTGTCTTGCTCGGCCATATTTTCTCCGACATTTTAGCTTGATTTTATATTACGATTATTTCATACAGTGTAAAGAATAAAAAGAGCAGAATTATAATAGACCCGATCCAATAATTGGCTTTTATTCCCGGCCATTTTCTCAGAATATAATCTTCTATAAATGGCCAGAATGTTGCTGCTATCAAAACGGCTATTGACAGATAGATACCAAGACGCAACGGGAGTATTTTCAAGATTGAATAAACCGCAAAGAAATACCACTCCGGTTTTATATGCGGGGGAGTAACAGCTGGATTTGCTTCCTCACCTAAACCGGGAGGAAGTATTACTGTCAACGCACTGATAGTGATCAATAAAAACAGTGAAATTACCAGGGTGTGATAAAAATGTTCGGGATAGAAAGGATAACTCTCTTCTGTAGTTTCATAACCCTCCAACTTAGATACTCCATGTAGTCTAACCATTATGATATGAATTACTATCAGAATTAATAATACCGCCGGCAGAAATACGATGTGCAGATTATAAAACCGGGTAAGAGTATTTCCGGATACATCAGTTCCGCCTCGAAGCAATTCAAGTATCGAACTACCAATCAGAGGGACCTCCTTTATCATATTTGTTCCAACCGTTGCAGCCCAGTAAGACAGTTGATTGAACAGAAGCGAATAACCTGTAAAACACAAACCGAGGGTGGTAACGAGCATAAGAATTCCGACAATCCAGTTTAATTCTCGCGGTTTTCTATATCCTCTTGTGAAAAAAACTCTTACAACGTGTAGCATCATTGCAATAACCATGAAGTTAGAGGCCCATCGGTGCAAACCTCTTATCCAGAATCCAAATTCAACGTCCTGAGTAATGTGTCGAACGCTTTCGTAAGCACCCTCGGGAGAAGGGACATAATAAAATGTTAAAAACACACCTGTTACTAACTGGAACAGAAACAACACCAGAGGAGTTGCTCCTAAAGCATAGAACCAATTTTTCATGTGCTTTGGTATCGGTTCTTTAAGAAGGACTTCTTTTATAATATGAGAGGATTTTTCACGATTAAACGGAATTCTCTCTTTCAGCCAAGAATCGATCCTCTTTTTCATGCAATACTCTCTTCATTTTTTCCCAGCCACATATAAACAAGATTATCTTTCACTTCCACTTTGAACTCGTCTAACGGGCGCGGAGGTGGTCCGCTTATTACATTTCCCATTATGTCGAACTCGGCTTGATGACAAGGGCAATAAAAATGATTCCTGTACGCTTCCCATTTAACTTTACATCCCAAGTGAGTACAAACAGCAGAAAACACTTTCATTCCGGCTTCTGTATTAACGATATAGTAAGTACTTGCGCCAACTTGAAACTCTTTAGCTTTACCAATTTCAAGTTCGTTTTTTCGTGCAATTAAAATTTTTTGTGCTTCTTTATCTTCTTTTGGTGGCAACAGGAATGCAATTCCGTTTCGAATTAATAAAAGAGCGCCGGCAATCAATCCTCCGCTAAATAAAACTTTTGCTAAAAAATCTCTTCTGCTTAACGATTTGATTTTTTCTTCAAGATTCATCATCTCCTCAATATTCCTTTTATGAAGAAATCATTTATTCCGAATTGTTTTTCAATTATGATGCCATCTCAAACGGTTAATGATTTGAGGAAAATAGAATTCCTTTTGAAGAAAAAAGATGAATTGAGAACTGATATGCCGATCGGGTCTGATATATTTCCGTCAGAAAACGGAAATCCGTCACACCGACTTTAAGAAATTGAAATTAATGATTGCGGAGTGTTGATAGGAGAGCGTAATTAATATAGAGATGCTTTCCATATTAAGATAGAAAGCATCTCTGGTTTTTAAGATCAATAACTAATAAGCGTTCCCTGTCTTTCTTTTGCTTTCTTATCCCATTCTACTGTGGTTGTTTTCAGAAACTCGGCCTTGTCTTTTTTCATTTCTGCCGCATTTAGACCAATGTACTTTTGAGCTTTCTCTTTTGTAGAGATGTCGGGTAATTGAACCGGGTAATTGACGCCGTGCTTAACAAGTACCAAAGCAATCTCGCGCCTGGCTGCTTCAGCTTTTTGAATGGAGGTACCGAGAACACGCATTGCTTCAACAGGTGAATGGAAACCTAATGCATTAGCAGCAGCAACCCAATCCCATCTCCACTGTGAGTGTCTGATCAGTTGAAGTGCCGGTTTCATTTCTGCTTCCGTAGCACCGTTATCCCATGCAATCTTTGCTTCTATGTGAGCGGCAGCCAGCGACTTTTCAGCAAGGTGTCTCAACTCTTCTATTTTATCCTGGCGGGCATATACATCTTCGAGCAATGCCTGAGTCTTTTCTCTGTGACAAACAAAACAGGAATTCTCAATATTATTTAATGGACTTTGAATGTGATGATCTGTGAATTTCACTCCGCCTTCCGTTTTATACGGCATATGGCAATCGGCGCATGATACACCGCGCTTTGCGTGTATACCCGTCATATATAGTTCATAGTCCGGATGCTGTGCTTTAAGCATAGGTGTTTTACTCAATGCATGCGTCCAATCGGTGAAATCAGATTCGTCATAATACTTTTCCATATCGTCTGCACTGAAGCCTTTATCCCACGGGAAAGTCAAATACTTTTCCTCCTTGCCTTTAAAGTAATATTCAACATGACACTGAGCACATACAAGTGAACGCATTTCGTTATGAGTAAAACTTTTAATGTCCTTTCCCTGTCGCTCGAATGCTTCAATTAACGCAGGGCGGGTAATTCTCAAATCCATTGTTTTGGGATCGTGACAATCCTGGCAACCAATCGGATTGATAATTTCAGCACCAAGATCTTTCCATTTGGATTTATAAAATTCCGCAACACCCATATTGTTCATCACGCGGGGCACATCAGTACTTTTGCAGGTCCAGCATGTTCCCGGCTGAGGACTCACTTTATTATCGCCAGTCCGGAGGGTGTTTCTTATATCTTTGACTGCATAAGCATGCCCGCGCCCCTGATTGTAATCTTTAGAAAACGCATAGCCTGCCCACATTACTACAAGCTCCGGATATCTTTCCAGATAATCGACAATTGTTGATCCGCCGTGCTTGCTTGCAAATGTTGTATCGAGAGTCTGACGGTAAGTTTCATACTGTCTCGGGAAGTTTTCTCCCCATACTTCGTTACGGGGCTCCCAGTCGGGCAGCGGTTTAATTACCTGCAGCGCAAATGATTCGCTTCTTCTTTCAACTATAGATGACGCCAGCAGTCCAATTAAGAATACAATCACAACAGTCGCAATAAACAGAGTCCAACCAACCCATGGTTTGTTTTTAATAATGTCTTGAATTGGTTTCATAACATTTACCTTTATTCTTATTAATAAATATTACTTTACTTTTTCGGATTCTATAAACCTGCTTAGCCATTCCGGCACCACCGGTTCAAGTGACGGAACTCTTGCCAAAGGGGCTGAAGATAAACTATTTACCCTTCCGTGCGGCGTATCTCTATGACATTCCCAGCAATACCTTTCAGTCTGATCAGCTACATTTTTATTACTTATTGCGCGCAAGGCAACCGGATGAATTGCGTTTGAATGGCAGCGGATACAGTTTTCCTGAACGGCTTCTTTGCCGGCCTGCTTAATCTGAATTACCTGCGGTTCCCACCGCATGGTAAAATAGGTAGCATGACGCAAACCATCATTAGCTTTAAACCAATACGTACGGATAAAATTATCCTGAGGTACATGACAATCGTTGCATGTAGCAACCCTGGCATGGCTTCCCCTTTGCCAGCTTGCATAATGTACATTCATTACATGGCAGTTAACACACGCCCTTGGATCGTTGGATAGATATGCGGATGCATTTGAGATATAAAAAATATAGAGTCCCAGACCTGTTAAAATCCCCAACAGCAGTATTACGTAGAACTGCCATTGTGACGGCGGAATAATACCTTTAACTAGCCTAATAATAAAATTATTTTTTTCCGGTTTTTTCTGATCCATTTGAAGCTCCTTTTTCTGAGGCGCGGTTCAGCTCCCGAATGTCCTGTGTGCTCGTCGGATGACCCAATTTGTCGATGTTTTTGTGAAGAATCAAATATTCTTCTTTCGAAATGTTATTCTTCCAGTTGCCGGATAGAATTCCGATTCCTATTATCAATATATAGAGACCGATAATTCCTAAACCAATATATCTTTTAGAGAGCTTCTTCTCAACTATTTTTGTCTTAACGTTCAACGTATCTGCAACTGGACAGGCATCAACGCAGCTTAAACACATTGTACATTCATCGGATCGAACAGTAATAACTTTATCCACTTTGATAAATGAAGGGCATGCTTTCGCGCATAAGTTGCAGTCAATACAGCTGGAGGTCTCTCTCTTAATCTTTGTCGGACTGAAAAAGGAAATTAAACCGAGTAGCGCTCCATACGGACACAAGTAACGGCACCAGAATCCTCGGATAAAGATCGAGAGAACAAATAATGACGCAATAACAATCAAAGAAAACCTGCTTATATCCGCAAAGAAATACCACATCTTTACATCCGCCGCTTTATTGTATGAACTGCTTAAGAAGAACTGAAGTGAAGCTGCCGTCATCGAAAAGAAAATTGCATATATAAAGAAACCGAGCAGAAGATATTTCAGGCTTCTCAAAGGATAGTCTAAAAGTTTGGGGAGTTTAATTCTTCTCTTAAATAGCTTCTTGTAAATCTTTTCACTGAAATCACCGACAAGTTCCGAGAGGAAACCGACCGGACATAACCAGCTGCAAAATGATTTTCCGAAAACGAAGGATACTACTATGATTGCCAGCAATATGAAAACACCGGCCGGGTGCGCGGGGTGAATATCTCCGGTTATAAAAAAATTATATACACTCATCAATGCGCTGATAGGTAGAAATCCTTCTACCCCCGGAGGTCTATATGCACTTCCTGAAACACCGCTTGATTCCAGATACGAAACGAAAGAATAGAATTCGATACCAATCCAGATACAAACCAATGCAAATATACTTTGAACAATAAACCTGTACTTTTGAACGGGCTTTTCCTGATTCTTTATTATTTTACTTTTTTCAGTCATGCCGGGGCTTTCTAATATCAGATGATAATTTCTGGTTATAAAATTATAGGTTTCTATCCTATTTGTCAATGATTTTCAAAGCGTTGAAATCTTCGAAAAACACAAATAATCGGATAATCACGACCTGCTTTACTTTTCTCTTGACAATTAACTCGTGTCTTAGTAGGTTTATAGCAGAACTATTTGTCTGATATTATTCTATAACTATTTAATGAGCCTGAATACTATTATGTATATAATGTTTAACTACCGGACAGATTCCTCTTTTTATATAAACAAAGAAAGATAAAATTTTTTCGTCAAAAAAAGGACATTTTGTATCATAAGAGAACCCGCTATGAACAATGAGTTAAATCAAATTACGAACAGCCTGGAAACTGCAAAAATTATCGAGATCCTGAATTCAAACCTCAACACCGCTAATGTATTTAATAAGTATGGTATTGAATACTACTCTGTTTCTGAAATGAGGCTTGAAGATGCGGCAAGAGAGTCGGGAATTCCATTAGCTAATATTATACGAGAACTTAAAACGATTCTGAATGATGGTAAAGACAACCAGAATCCGTTTAACATGGAACCCGTTGAGCTGTCAAAATGGATAGTTGAAGTTCATCACTCATATACAAAAGAGAGTATGAAAGAAATTATCAATTATGTTCATGAGCATTTACTGGAAGAATTCAGCGAGGCATTCAAAAACCTTCACACACAATTAACAGCACTTGAAACCGAACTCCTTTCGCATATGGAGCGGGAGGAAAGAATTCTTTTCCCTCTGATAAAATACCTTGTAGAAACCGAAAAATTCAACGAGCGACCCAAGACCAGGAATTACGGCACGATAAGAAACCCCGTACAACAGATGTTAAACGAACATGATAACTCCGTAACATTATTAAAAAAAATTGCCTCGTCAATTGATAACCTGCCGGAGAGAAAAAACTTGCAATATTTAAAAGAACATTTAAAAAATAAAATAACTGCGTTCCGTTACGATCTTTATAAGCATATACACCTGGAAAACAACCTTCTTTTTCCAAGAACAATTCAACTTGAAAACAAACTCTTAAATAAATTATAAGGAGATAAAATGAAAAAGCTGTTTGCTTCATTAATAATAATGTCGGTAGTCTTTATTGCATGCGGGGAAGAAAAAAAGGAAGCTTCTTCCGCCGGTTCCGGAAAAGAAAAACTCGCCGAAAAATTCGGTTTAACCGTCTTTGAATATGAAAACGGCATTGGCCCGATCAAGGAAAAAATCGATCTTGGACAGATTGATATGATAAAAGTCAAAAGCGGTGAGAAAATCTTTACCGAAAAATGTACTCAGTGCCATAAGCTTGACGAAAGATATACCGGTCCTGCGTTGCGGGAGGTTACTTCAAGAAGAACACCAGAATTTATTTTAAATCAAATATTAAATCCCGAGGAAATGACAAAAAGACATCCGGAAGTAAAAAAATTGTTAGCTACATATCCAACGCAAATGACATTTCAAAATGTTAGTGTTGATGACGCCAAAGCTATTTTAGAATACTTCCGTTCAGTTAATCAATAACCAAGGAGGTGAAGAATGAAATACAATAAATTAATATTTTCTTTCTTAGCACTTGTAGTCGTTTCAGGCATAATTTACAATTGTTCCGGTTCAGGTAGTTCCGGTGACTTCAGCGATGCGGCAAATAAAGTTTATGTTGCGCCCGGTTCATACGATGAATTCTACGCTTTCATGTCCGGCGGATTCAGCGGGCAGGTTGGGGTATACGGTTTACCTTCGGGAAGATTATTCAAGGAGATTGCCGTTTTCTCGCAGGATCCCGAAACCGGTTACGGATACTCCGAAGAGAGCAAGGCAATGCTAATGACATCCTACGGATTTGTTCCATGGGATGACGCTCACCATCCTTCACTATCGATGACTAATGGAGAACAGGACGGAAGATGGCTATTTATTAACGGAAATAATACACCACGCATTGCGCGTATTGATCTTCATTCTTTCGAGACAGTGGAAATAATCGAAACTCCTAATTCCGGAGGAAACCACGCTTCTCCGTTTGTAACCGAAAACACTGAATACGTTGTGGCTTCCACCAGATTCAGCATTCCGATTCCGAACAAAGATGTTCCGATCAGTTCCTATAAAGAAAATTTTAACGGAACCGTTTCATTTATATGTGTCGATAAAAATTCCGGTAAAATGAATCTCGCATTTCAAATTCTTGTACCGGGATTCAATTACGATCTTGCAATACCCGGAAAAGGTCCCTCACACGGATGGGCATTTTTTACCTCCTACAATAGCGAACGTGCTAATTCCATGCTAGAAATAAATGCTTCGCAAAATGATAAAGATTTTATTGCGGCAGTTAACTGGAAAAAAGCAGAAGAGTACGTAAAACAGGGTAAAGCTGTAACAATGGATGGAGAATATTACAGAAATTATTACGATGAGGAAAAGCAGACCGCTTTTTCGGAGATCAACAAAAAAGTACTCGTTCTCAATCCTAAAGATTGTCCGGGTATGATCTACTACCTTCCAACTCCTAAATCTCCTCACGGAGTAGATGTTGATCCTACCGGAGAATATATAGCCGCCGGAGGAAAGCTGGCTACAGTGATTCCTGTTCATTCATTTTCAAAAATGCAAAAAGCAATTGAAGAAAAACAATTTGATGGTGAGATAGAAGGTATTCCAATTCTAAAGTACGGTTCGGTTATCGCAGGTGAAGTTCAGGATCCGGGTCTCGGACCGCTTCACACACAATTTGACGGCGAGGGATACGGTTACACATCCGCATTCATTTCCTCCGAAATCGTTAAATGGAAAATCGGAACCTGGGAAGTTGTGGACAGAATTCCTACGTACTATTCAATCGGTCACTTAATGATTCCGGGCGGCGACACAAAAAAGCCCTGGGGTAAATATGTTATTGCCCTAAACAAAATTACAAAAGACAGATATCTTCCAACCGGGCCAGAGTTAACCCAATCAGCTCAACTGATAGATATAACCGGTGATAAAATGAAACTACTACTCGATTTTCCGACAACCGGCGAGCCTCATTATGCTCAGGCAATTTCTGCAGATCTGTTGATGAAAAATTCAAAAAGAATTTATGAGCTGGAGAAAAATCAGAATCCCAACGCCGTTAAAAGTGAGAAAGGCGCGAGAGTAGTTAGAAATGGTAATGAAGTGAGAATTTATATGACTGCCTCCCGCTCACATTTCAAGCCGGATAATATTGAAGGTGTAAAAGTCGGCGACAAAGTCTATTTCCACGTAACGAATCTTGAACAGGATTGGGATATTCCGCACGGATTTGTTGTGAAAGGACTTAACAGTTCGGAATTGCTGATAATGCCGGGACAAACCAAGACAATTGTCTGGGAACCAAAGAAGGTCGGTATATATCCGTTCTATTGCACCGATTTCTGTTCTGCACTTCATCAGGAAATGTCGGGCTACATCAGAGTTTCGCCTGCAGGAAGTAACGTCCAGATTTCATATAACAAGTAATTGAAATGAGTCCGCCTTTAAGGCGGACTCTTTCCCGAGGTAACGTAATGAGTAACAGATCAAAATATTTAATGATTGCTTCAGCTTTGATTTTATTAGGTGCTTTTCTATTTCCTATTTGGAATATAAATCTTGAAGCTCCCCAATATCCCGAAGGAATCGGGTTGAGAATATGGGTAAATCAGGTAACAGGTGAAAAAGAATTCGATCTAAAAAACATTAACGGGCTTAATCACTATATCGGAATGAAGCCCATTGTACCCGATGCAATTCCAGAATTAAAGTATATGCCCTATATACTGATTTTTCTTTCGTTAACAGGAATATTAATCGCATTTCTTAAAAAGAGAAAAATGCTTCTTGTCTGGATCGTTTTTGTACTTGTTGTTATGTCCATCGGCCTGTATGATTTTTACATGTGGGGATACGATTACGGACACAATCTTGATTCTACAGCACCTATTAAAGTACCCGGCATGAGTTATCAGCCGCCGGTAATCGGAACAAAAAAATTGCTCAATATAACCGCAACTTCTTTACCGGGTCTTGGAAGCATCCTGATTTTTATTTCAGTTGGGTTGGCAACCACATCATATTTTATAGACAAAAAAGGAAAGGAGAAATGAAAAGGAATTATTTAGCAGCATGGACGATTTTAGTTTTATTGTCAGCTTTTACAGTATTATCCTGTCAGTCAAAACCCGAACCGATTTCTTACGGCGAGGACAATTGTGATAATTGCAAAATGGCTATTTCCGATCCCAAGTACGGTACTGAGCTTATAACGGACAAAGGGAAAATATTCAAATTTGATTCTATCGAATGCCTTGCCGATTATTCTATGAAAATCGATAGCAAAACTATAGGATCCATGTGGGTAACAGATTTTTCAAATCCTGAGAGCCTGATCAATACCAATAATGCTCTCTTTCTTAAAAGCGAAAAACTAAGAAGTCCAATGGGGCTTAATCTAAGCGGATTCAGCAACTCAAACGAACTTGACAAGGTATTAAAAGAATTTGACGGGGTAATAATATCCTGGGACGGTATTCTAAAATATGTATCAGAGAAATGGAATTAAGCGAGCAGACTTAATAAGCAGTTACAGTACAGTAAGTAATCTAAGAAAATATTCTTACGGCGGTCTTTTATTTTTTATAATATTCCTCCTATTCTCTTCTATACTTTCTGCAAAAACATTCGTTATCGGCGAGAAGCATAAAATAAAATCGATCCGCGCCGCACTCGAAGCCTCTTCCAACGGGGATACATTAATAGTTGCCGGCGGATTTTATAACGAAGGAACACTTCTTATTACAAAGTCGATCCTGCTCATCGGAATGAATGAGCCTGTAATTTCAGGGAATGGTAAACATGAAATTGTAAAAGTAAAAGCAGATCATGTAGTAATCCGCGGGTTTATCTTTAAAGATGCCGGAATCAATTTTATATATGAAAATGCAGCTGTAAAGCTTGATAGTGTTCAAAACTGTACAGTAGAAAAGAATAAATTCATTAATAATTTCTTCGGAATCTATCTCTCCAAATCATCCTCATGCAGGATTCTAGACAACGAACTGACGGCTTTTCAAAAACGGGAGACCTACTCAGGAAACGGAATTCATCTGTGGCAATGCCGGGAAATGTATATTAAGGGAAATAAAATAAACGGTCACAGAGACGGCATCTATTTCGAATTTGTTAAGAAAAGCAGAATCGAAGAAAACCGGAGTAGAAACAACATCAGGTACGGTCTTCACTTTATGTTTTCAGACAGCTGCGATTATTCCGATAATTATTTTGCCGGCAACGGTGCCGGAGTAGCAGTAATGTTTACCAAAAACGTACGAATGTTTAATAATCTGTTCGAAAACAATTGGGGCGGGGCCGCATACGGACTTCTGCTTAAAGACATTTCCGACAGCAGAATTTTCAACAACAGGTTCATTAAAAATTCCTGTGCCGTTTATTATGAAGGATGCAGCCGAGTCCTTACGGAAAAGAATCAATTTATAGAGAACGGCTGGGGAATACGGCTGATGGCAAACTCGATGGACAATGAATTTTTATCAAACAATTTTATCGGCAACACATTTGACGTAACAACCAACAGTACCCGAAATTATAATTTCTTCGAGGGTAATTACTGGTCCGAATACAAAGGATATGATCTGAATAAAGACGGAATTGGAGACATACCATTCCGGCCTGTAAAATATTTTTCACTAATCAGCGAGAAAGTCCGCCCCTCTCTCATTTTGATCAGAAGTTTATTTACCGAATTGATAAATCTCGCTGAAAATATTTTTCCGACTCTTACACCTGCCGGACTAACAGACGACAAACCAAAAATGAAAAGGATTTTATGATCACCATTTCAGGATTAAATAAAAGTTTCGGGTCGCTTGAAGTTCTGCGGAATCTAAACCTCGAGATTAAAAATGGAACAATTACATATCTTGTGGGGCCGAATGCATCCGGAAAAACAACTCTTATTAAATCGATACTGGGATTAGTAAAGCCGGACAACGGTTCAATATATATTGATGCGGAAAAATTAAACGGCAATCATTCCTACAGATCCAAAATCGGCTATATGCCCCAGATTGCAAGCTTCCCCGATAACCTGACAGTTACTGAAATTATTAAGATGATAAAGAATCTTCGTGATGATTATAAATCCTACGACGAAGAGTTGATAGACATGCTGAGACTCAGCAAAGAATTCAACAAGCGTTTAAAAAACCTTTCAGGGGGCACCAAGCAGAAAGTAAACGCGGTTATTGCATTCCTTTTTAACCCGGAAATATTAATTCTCGATGAACCTACTGCCGGCCTCGATCCTGTCTCCAGCAGTATTCTAAAAGACAAAATCATTAAAGAAAATAAACAGGGCAAGACAATAATATTCACTTCACATATTTTGAGCGAACTTGAAGAACTTGCAGAAGATGTTATTTTCCTTCTTGAAGGTGAAACCCGCTTTCAAGGTACAATGATCGATCTGATCAATTCCACCGGAAAACAGAATCTCGAACGCTCAATCGCATCGATCATGACGGGAAATTAATATGAGAACACTAATTAAAATAATCCGGTACCAGATACACGATATGTCCAGAAGTCTCTGGCTGATAATTTACACGGCCTTTTTCTTAATTACCGGTTACGGGCTTACGACTTTTTCATCAGACGCGCCGAAGGTTCTTGTAAGCATGATGAATATTACACTTATAATAATTCCGCTTGTATCAATCATATTCGGCACTATCTATCATTACAACAACAAAGATTACATCATACTGATGCTTTCCCAGCCGATAAAGAGAAATATTCTCTTCATCGGATTATACCTTGGGCTTGTGATACCGCTAGTATCGAGTTTTTTTATCGGTACGCTTATACCGCTTCTTTTTTCAAAGATAAGTTTGAAAGATCACTATGAAGTTTTGATCTATCTATTCGTATCAGGATTTTTTCAGACGGCCATT
This Melioribacteraceae bacterium DNA region includes the following protein-coding sequences:
- a CDS encoding hemerythrin domain-containing protein; the encoded protein is MNNELNQITNSLETAKIIEILNSNLNTANVFNKYGIEYYSVSEMRLEDAARESGIPLANIIRELKTILNDGKDNQNPFNMEPVELSKWIVEVHHSYTKESMKEIINYVHEHLLEEFSEAFKNLHTQLTALETELLSHMEREERILFPLIKYLVETEKFNERPKTRNYGTIRNPVQQMLNEHDNSVTLLKKIASSIDNLPERKNLQYLKEHLKNKITAFRYDLYKHIHLENNLLFPRTIQLENKLLNKL
- a CDS encoding cytochrome c, coding for MKKLFASLIIMSVVFIACGEEKKEASSAGSGKEKLAEKFGLTVFEYENGIGPIKEKIDLGQIDMIKVKSGEKIFTEKCTQCHKLDERYTGPALREVTSRRTPEFILNQILNPEEMTKRHPEVKKLLATYPTQMTFQNVSVDDAKAILEYFRSVNQ
- the nosZ gene encoding Sec-dependent nitrous-oxide reductase, yielding MKYNKLIFSFLALVVVSGIIYNCSGSGSSGDFSDAANKVYVAPGSYDEFYAFMSGGFSGQVGVYGLPSGRLFKEIAVFSQDPETGYGYSEESKAMLMTSYGFVPWDDAHHPSLSMTNGEQDGRWLFINGNNTPRIARIDLHSFETVEIIETPNSGGNHASPFVTENTEYVVASTRFSIPIPNKDVPISSYKENFNGTVSFICVDKNSGKMNLAFQILVPGFNYDLAIPGKGPSHGWAFFTSYNSERANSMLEINASQNDKDFIAAVNWKKAEEYVKQGKAVTMDGEYYRNYYDEEKQTAFSEINKKVLVLNPKDCPGMIYYLPTPKSPHGVDVDPTGEYIAAGGKLATVIPVHSFSKMQKAIEEKQFDGEIEGIPILKYGSVIAGEVQDPGLGPLHTQFDGEGYGYTSAFISSEIVKWKIGTWEVVDRIPTYYSIGHLMIPGGDTKKPWGKYVIALNKITKDRYLPTGPELTQSAQLIDITGDKMKLLLDFPTTGEPHYAQAISADLLMKNSKRIYELEKNQNPNAVKSEKGARVVRNGNEVRIYMTASRSHFKPDNIEGVKVGDKVYFHVTNLEQDWDIPHGFVVKGLNSSELLIMPGQTKTIVWEPKKVGIYPFYCTDFCSALHQEMSGYIRVSPAGSNVQISYNK
- a CDS encoding nitrous oxide reductase accessory protein NosL, with the translated sequence MKRNYLAAWTILVLLSAFTVLSCQSKPEPISYGEDNCDNCKMAISDPKYGTELITDKGKIFKFDSIECLADYSMKIDSKTIGSMWVTDFSNPESLINTNNALFLKSEKLRSPMGLNLSGFSNSNELDKVLKEFDGVIISWDGILKYVSEKWN
- the nosD gene encoding nitrous oxide reductase family maturation protein NosD, producing the protein MYQRNGIKRADLISSYSTVSNLRKYSYGGLLFFIIFLLFSSILSAKTFVIGEKHKIKSIRAALEASSNGDTLIVAGGFYNEGTLLITKSILLIGMNEPVISGNGKHEIVKVKADHVVIRGFIFKDAGINFIYENAAVKLDSVQNCTVEKNKFINNFFGIYLSKSSSCRILDNELTAFQKRETYSGNGIHLWQCREMYIKGNKINGHRDGIYFEFVKKSRIEENRSRNNIRYGLHFMFSDSCDYSDNYFAGNGAGVAVMFTKNVRMFNNLFENNWGGAAYGLLLKDISDSRIFNNRFIKNSCAVYYEGCSRVLTEKNQFIENGWGIRLMANSMDNEFLSNNFIGNTFDVTTNSTRNYNFFEGNYWSEYKGYDLNKDGIGDIPFRPVKYFSLISEKVRPSLILIRSLFTELINLAENIFPTLTPAGLTDDKPKMKRIL
- a CDS encoding ABC transporter ATP-binding protein; the encoded protein is MITISGLNKSFGSLEVLRNLNLEIKNGTITYLVGPNASGKTTLIKSILGLVKPDNGSIYIDAEKLNGNHSYRSKIGYMPQIASFPDNLTVTEIIKMIKNLRDDYKSYDEELIDMLRLSKEFNKRLKNLSGGTKQKVNAVIAFLFNPEILILDEPTAGLDPVSSSILKDKIIKENKQGKTIIFTSHILSELEELAEDVIFLLEGETRFQGTMIDLINSTGKQNLERSIASIMTGN
- a CDS encoding ABC transporter permease subunit — its product is MRTLIKIIRYQIHDMSRSLWLIIYTAFFLITGYGLTTFSSDAPKVLVSMMNITLIIIPLVSIIFGTIYHYNNKDYIILMLSQPIKRNILFIGLYLGLVIPLVSSFFIGTLIPLLFSKISLKDHYEVLIYLFVSGFFQTAIFVSIAFLIASYNENRMLGLGLSIFVWLCFAVLYDGLLLVFIQYFNDYPLEKILIGFSIFNPVDLARILIILKLDVAALMGYTGAVFQKFFNTDLGILISIVSLIIWTFVPLVIGKSKFSKKDL